TACGGGTACGGAGCACCGCAGCCCAGGAGGGGGTCCCAAGTGTCATTCGGGAACCATCCCTTCCTGATGGCAGGCCCTGTGGCGCAACAAACCAATGAATCTCGGCGCAGTCCGCCACGGAAGCGGCCCTGGCCGGGCCTGCCGCTGACTGCGGAGCGGGCGCCCCCGCCTGGCGCTGGAGGCTGCGCGCGGCTGCCCACCATCGAGGCGGGGGTAGCTAGAGAGGCCGGCGGCCCCGGGCGCCGCTGCGGCTGAGCCCTGGGAGCGAGCGCGGGGCGGGCCCCGCGCCGCCGGCCTTGTAGCCATTTTAGGAGGAAACCCGGCTCGCTAGCCTGGGGCGCGGCTTCAATTTCAATAACTTTATTAGTGGCCTCATCCGCAGAACAGCTATCGCACCAGTggcccctggaggagggagagcatcGCAGGAGGTGATTGGGGTGGGGGCGCCCCTGGGCAGTGAGCGCGGGGCTACGAGTGAGTTCCCAAGAGCAGGTTTCCTGAGCAGCAGGCATCAAGGGGGCTTCGGGGTTCCGGGCGCTCccggaggccagggagggaggggtcccCGGGGCATGGCTTCCCTGGGGCGGGGATTTCCTTGCCTGGGTCCccaggggcggggctggaggcGTCCCTGACGCGATCACCCGGGTGTTCCTAGCCCGGTGTTTTTCCCCACGGCAGGTGGCCCCCGACCCGAGCTGCAATCATGGGAAACACCACTAGCGACCGAGTGGCCGGGGAGCGCCACGGCGCCAAGGCTGCACGAGCCGAGGGCGCCGGCGGCCATGCCCCAGGCAAGGAGCATAAGATCATGGTGGGGAGCACGGACGACCCCAGCGTCTTCAGCCTGCCGGACTCCAAGGTGAGCGTCCCAATACCCCCAGTTGGTGGCGGTGCTGGATCAGGCAGGGTGTCAGTACTCTTcctttcttagtttttttcttatCACACTGACCTGGGTTACAGTTTTTAGAATTAAAGGGTGTTTTTTCGGGGACGGAGATGCTGAATGGTAATTCCTTCCGCGTTGGTGCATCAAAATAGTATAAAGGCGGAGTTCTCGTCTTTCTACTACTCTGTTGGCCACATTTTTAGGATGGGGGCAACAGACCTCCGCCCTCCCTACCCCGCCACCCAGGTTCTCCTAACAGGCACGGGTGCCCTCTTCTAGAGTACTGATGAACTTGTAGGTTGTAAACCCTGGTGAAAAACTTCAGAGGGTAGGTTGCCAAGTTGCTGACTATAGGCGGCAGTTTCTCACATTTGCCCTGAGGTGGGCAgaggaatttctttttcctgacaACTTCTGTCTATCAGTATTATTTTTGCCCTTCTAAGAGCTCAGCACTTCTGATCTTCTTCCCCTTTGGCATGGCTGTGAAGCAACCACTTGCTTATTTAAATACTTTCTCCTAGTCTTGGGGATCAGTAAAGGACATTATTTGATCGACTGCTTAGTTTTCATCTCATACTTTACAGCTGTGGTGGCTGAGGTGCTTCTTTCACGTCCAGCTGCTTCTCAAATGGGAGCGCAAATGATTCTAGGATTTCTCCACTTCCCAGTAGGACTTCATAGTGTTACCATAGCTGAAAATGGACAACCCACAGCTGCCCTGAAGACCTTGCTCTCAATTCCAAGGACTTTCAGGAAAGCGGCAATTTGTGTTCAACCTACCTGAAGGATAGATGAAGCTGACAGCAGTGTGATTACCATCTGAATGTTTTCTAATCACTTTTAGAGCTGCCAGCATTAAATACATTAATTCCTCCGGTAGTCTGACCAGAATGGAatagaaaaaatggaagaattgaGAAGATTGAAATGTGTTTCATGTTTCTTATCACTCATACGTTCCCACCTACTtgggttttgattttatttactcctgTAAATAGAGAATAATTTGCCAGGTTGGGAGCATGTGAAATGTgaattcttctgtttattttcttggatCCCAATTGAGAACATAATCACCAGGAGAAGTAAGGGTGATTTCTTGGGGTTTCTTCTccattcctttcttccatctcccACTTCAGGACTTCTTCCTGAACATTTGGGCTATTTCCCCAGCTATctggatttatttctttaaagcttTCTCAAGGTGATCTACCTCATTGTATTTTAACCCGTTTTCTACATTGATGACTCAGGATTTAAGTACAGTGTATTTGTCAAACTGTGATTGCAGTAATTGGCATCTTGAATAAAAGCCAGGTTGCTCTAATCTGAAAGGAGCCTATTTTGGATCATTCTTTCTCTTACCGttatcttgccatttgtgatatAAGAAAATTGGTTCAGATAATTCCTAAGGTCTCTTCCAAATCTAATACTTCCAAATCTAATATGTTCTGAATCTACTCTCCCTATTTCTTATCTCAATGTTTCAGTTAAACATTTTTCACTTGTAGTTCTAATTGTTTTGCCTCTTTTTCCTGATGATTTTGCTGACTATTTAACTTGGAGTAAACAGTCTTTCTGCTAGTCAGCTGCACTCATGCCTACCACAGAAATGTCATGTCATACATGGAAGGGCTTTCTTCCAAAGCTAGGCATATTAATAGTTTGTAGCTTTCAAATTCTAAACTGAAAATACTAAAtcataaaaagtaaatgatagaAACAGTGGCAGTAGGGCCTACATTGCTTCAAATGCCAGCCTTCTTCAGTGGCCTAGCTCAATGGTTCTCAATCCTGTTTGCACATTAGAATCTCCTGGGATTTGTTTAAACACTTCATggaaaatttgaaacattttccatGTTTCAAAGTAGGGAGAACAGTGTAATGAACTCCTATATAGCTGTCAGTCAGTTTAAACAATGATCAAATCATGAATGAATTTATATCATCTATACCCCAGTTCACTCTACCCCCAccaattattttgaagcaaattccagactagcatatcaaatattattttatctgtaaatattttagggtGTATCACTAAAGATGAGGTTTCTTTCATTGTTTGTAACATAATCACAGTATTATTATATGggaagctgttaaaaaaatagaTTCCCAGGCCCTGTATCTGAGTCAGGAATCTGAGGTATATGTAATTCTCAGGCATATGTAAAAATTTTTGTAATCCTAATGTGGCCTGTTGAGAAAGGGTTCATTGCCTTGTGACAATGGAGATCAAAGTTTTATCTTAAGCTACTTCCTTATATAATGTGAAAATTCCTTCAGTTCTTTCTGTTTACTTTGAAACATGCAGTTCCTGGTATCTCAGAGTGTAGTTCTGAGGAATATCAAGAGACAGTATAGAAGCTAGACTACGTCagccattttgaaaataaagcccAAATGAATAAACTAGTCCTTTTTTTAACCCACATTATTTTATCTGGTAATATGTTGGCTTGATAATATataggcttatttacttatttaccaAAGTCACTTAAGCCAATGTAAAGTGGGGGTCagcaaatatttcagactttgcTGACCACATAGTCCATGTTACAACTACTGAGTTCTGCCACTGTcacatgaaagcagccatagaaaataaatgaatgagtatggTTATTTTCCAAtcaaactttatttgtaaaaacatCTGGCTCACTGGTCATGGTTTGCCAATTCCTATTCTAAAGGATGGTAATGAAAAGAAACTACGTAGGGTTTCCAGAATCCTATAGACGTCATTTGATATTGGAACCACTTTTATTAAAGGAAACTGTTTTTGATCTAATGTTCCTTGAAGCTCCAGAATTTTCATCCCTTCTCCTGAAATAGCTAGTATAAACCTGGCATAGATGAGCCAGGTTATGAAGTAAGATTTCATAACCAGTTCTCAAAATTTAAGAAACCAGTgatctgatttttatatttttaatgtccttttGTAACCTATTAACTAAAATGGAGATTATGAATTAGTTACGAGTTTTAGTATCTCTAATTTCTGTTACAACTGGTAATTGAGAGCTACTCGGATTTGCATGTGAAAAATACATAGCTAACAATTATTTTTTGTAGAACCatactttgttttcatattttttctcttaagagaTACTCAGAAGCATATCATAATTGTCTGCCTCCGGGTTAATCTGgtaacagtgttttgttttttgtttgtctatttgaTTTTTAAGGGAAATCCTAAGGCTCTGAAAGGATGAGTGATATATGCATACTTGGAAGTTAGGCTGTGATTTGGGCAGCCCTTGAGCATAAGCCACTTGATATTTTGATTCCTGATGAGTTCTTTGTCTGTAGTCTACTCAAAACCTGATTGAGCTGCTAATTTCAAGGCTTATTAATCCTTAGCAGAAACCTAGCACCCCTCTCTGCCCTAGGGAGGAGTGTGACCTTTTCAGAATTCCTGGGTCACAATTTAGGGATGACCTAATCCTTCTTACAGCTCCCTGGGGACAAAGAGTTTGTATCATGGCAACAGGATTTGGAGGACTCCGTAAAGCCCACACAGCAGGCCCGGCCCACTGTTATCCGCTGGTCTGAAGGAGGCAAGGAGGTCTTCATCTCTGGGTCCTTCAACAATTGGAGCACCAAGATTCCACTGATTAAGAGGTGAAGACAAGTGTCTTGGTTGAGTCCACAGGGTCCAGGAGTGGAAACTTGATTTCCTTTCTCAAGAGAGAGACCTGGCTGGGCTATTCCTTTCTACCTGCTAGGGACTCTCTCTAGAACATTTCCTGTGATCACTGACTatatctgtgacttttttttttttaacctcctagTGAGTCAGAGATGTTCTACCACTCAGAATGTTACTGCCTCAGAGGGACTTAGAACAGCTTTGTGGGTACATTCTTTAGGACTGTGTTAACACAAGTCCTTTCCAAGCTTGTGGGAAGTCTTCCATAACTGGCTGAGTCCAGTTGCTCTGACTTCTTCACTAAAAGAAGACACATTGTGAAGTTCTAAGAGTAATGTTATGTGTTGCTTGCAGAGCAATAATGAATTATGTAACTGGTTATGGCCCTTTGTATGTAGGTAATTTTCTAGAAAATGCTCACCAAAATATGGAAAGGGTACCTTGAGGCACTTCTTATTCAGAACCTACCTGCTATCTTATTTATGCTTGTGAGGAATCTATTCTGCTGAAGCAAAATAGTTGTGCTAAGGTGGAACATTTAGGGgaattaacttttttatttttatttttcagatatgaaTTAAGAACTAAAGTTATTGGGAGGGGCTGGTAAATACATGCTCAAGGTGATATAGAATAGGAGAAtggatttataaattatttttcactctggGGGTGCAATCACTTAGGAATGTGGGAGATCATTGGTATGATACTGTGACTGCCTTatggtttttacatttatattctgTCTTCTAATAGGAACTTGGCCTGtttaactttctgttttcttctgtagcCATAATGACTTTGTTGCCATCCTGGACCTCCCTGAGGGAGAGCACCAGTACAAGTTCTTTGTGGACGGACAGTGGGTTCATGATCCATCAGAGGTAAGGCCTTGATCTCTGAGGGTAACCACTGACTTAACAGTCTCCTTTTAGCTATTATTCCCCTTGGTATCCAACATCATTGCTGTCAGGATTGATGGACTCCTACACTGGAGGATTTCTTTCTTGATAAAAGATGGAGGTGTCAagtatgatcatttttaaaaaggggagagTTGTATGGAAGAGATGGATTTGAAATGGGGATTCATGAATTCTTTTCTATTCACTGTTTCAGCCTGTGGTTACCAGTCAGCTTGGCACAATTAACAATTTGATCCATGTCAAGAAATCTGACTTTGAGGTGTTTGATGCTTTAAAGCTAGATTCAATGGAAAGCTCAGAGACATCTTGTCGAGGTAATTTTGAGTATTTGCTCTTTCTTGGTGTGTTTTTCTTATATTGCATGTTCCTTCCCAAgagtggtttttgtttatttcttcattttctctgtagGAATCTTCTgaattgtatgtatatgtttctCCTATAAACATTTGGGTTCCcttctctgagggaaaaaaagtctgtCTAGTGTATTTGATCTCAAACTTTTTAACCAGGATCTACAGTAAGTTTACATTATAACCCAATACagatacaaatatacatatacccACCCACCCATACACACAAAACTGTAACACAAGTCTTGCAGTATAATGTTTGCCTTTATACATGTaaaacattctattttatttatttattttaataaactattaATGGGCTGTGGTCTATAGTTTAAAAAGCTGTTCCTAGTaatatttcaagtttttcatTGACCTTTGAGAGTATCAACTAGCAGGGGCTAGTTGTATCTGGTATGCCTTGTTTAGCTGCTTCAGCTTTATCCTGCCAATTTGATAGCTCAGTTGgcagttttacagttttatagGGCCCTACAAGTATGGCagtctttgggggaaaaagggTTACCAAAACATCgtaattcttttgtgtgtgtgtgttaactgaagttttgtagttttcagtaaaattaaattaattaattaattaattcattcattcattcattcattcatttccttggTATAGGAAAAAACCtgtatccttttatttctcctcatactttttttaaagccttcatCTCTACTTATATTGGCCATAGCaccagaaaaataatttgctaaTCACACCCACAGTTACCAGTTTTGTTACTTTGCAATAAAGGATATGATTATTTAAAGAACTATGTTCCCAGTGAACACAATTCTCTTTTGTGGTTTCAAAGCCTGCCTCTGCTACCAACTAGCTTTGCCATCACAGACAAGTCCTTCAACTCTTTTGGTTCTTAGCTCCTTATCAGTAAAATCAGAGGCTTGGACTCTCAGTGATTCTCAGCTGAGGAGACGCAGTACCCCAAGTGGGGCATATAGAATCTTAGGGCACAAAGGTGGCTTATGCAGTTTCTAAAAGAATAATCAATAGTATAATAATTGTCTGTTTAGGAAAATTGCGAAGATACTGTTTTCATTATATAAACTCAGAAAGTAAGGCTGGACATTCTTCTTGACTGCTGCAGCAGTGattaaaaagagtttaaaaatactgaattacaaaacagcgtggtattggcataaaaacagacatatggatcaatggaacagaatagcccagaagtaaacccacagacctacggtcaattactctttttgtaaatttgacaaaagaggcaagaatatacaatggagaaaaaacagtttcttcagcaagttgtgctgggaaaactggatagcagcatgtaagtcagtgaagtcagaacactccctcacaccatacacaaaaataaactcaaaatggcttaaacacttaaatacaagacaagaatgataaacctcctagaagaaaacataggcaaaacattctctgacataaatcatagcagtgttCTCTAAGAccgtctacccaggcaatagaaataaaagcaaaaataaacaaatgggatctagttaaacttacaaacttttgcacagcagaggaaaccataaataaaacaaaacaaatgggagaatatatttgcaaatgatgcgactgacaaaggtttaacttccagaatatataaacagctcatacagcttaataacaaaaaaaaaccaaacaacccaatccaaaaacgggcagaagacttaaacaagcaattctccagtgaagacatacaaatggccagtaggcaagtgaaaaaatgctgaataagctaatttcagagaaatgcaaatcaaaactacaatgaggtatcacctcacaccagtcagaatggccatcatctaAAAGTCTACGAAcagtaaatgctgaagagggtttggagaaaagggaaccttcctatacTGCTGTTGGatatgtagtttggtgcagccgttatgggtaacagtatggagatccctcaaaaaactaaaaatagagttaccatatgatccagcaatcccactcctgggcatatatctggagggaactctaatttgaagagatacatgcaccatggtgttcacagcagcactatatacgatagccaagacataaaagcaacctaaatgttgacagataactggattaAAAAACCatgattatacacacacacatgaaactactcagctataaaaaaataataaaataatgccatttgcagcaacatggatggacctagagagtgtcattctaagtgaagtaagcctgaaagagaaagaaaaataccatatgatatcactctgtagaatctaaaaaaaaagaaaaaagaggacactaatgaagtcatctacaaaacaaacacttgcagacatagtaaacaatcttacggttactgggggaaacagggtgggaagggataaatttgggagtttgagatttgcaaatgttagccactatatataaaaatagataaaaaaccgagtttcttctgtatagcacagagaactatattcaatatcttgtaataaccattagtgaaaaaggatatgaaaacatgtgtgtgtatatgcatgactgggacattgtgctgtacaccagaaatggacacattataactgactacagtaaaacaaatactgaattaAATGATTAGGCCACTTGTAACTCTAAATTTTTGCATTATATGATCCTGAGAAAGCAACCAATGAATAATATGTATAGAGAGAAGACTAGTATACTTTTCatacttctctcttccctctttcatGCAAATTTCATAATCCACTGAGGTaaggtttaaaatacattttattaggAGTCTGCAGATGAGTTTTAATCTGCATTCAATGACCATCTTGACATgtatgtgactttgagcaaatcacttttttttttttccctgacaaaaaggaaaaaactgtccTGTGTACTTCCTAAGGTTGTTTTTGTGGATCAtgtaacaaaaataacagaatactttgaaaagtttcaggttttatatatttttaagatattgtttaatataacagaatttttactattttcttttgcCTCACATATATTTAACTGAAATCTGAGTTCTTATACTGAACTGGTTATTAAAATCCTTTTTACTAGAGActgtaaacattatttaaaaattgtaagtaaaaattatagttctctttatttttgtatatttccttctattcttgTCTGtgtacatttttccattttttagacataattcatataccataaactTTATCCTTTTAGTTCagtaatttttagtatattcacacgGTTATGCAGccatcatcactatctaattcTAGAGCattttttatcaccccaaaaagaaaccccatacccagtACCAGTTActtcccattccctcctcccttccaccctctggcaaccacaaatctactttgtgtctctgtggatttgcctgttttgtacatttcatataagtgggatcatataatatgtggtcttttgtgtcttgcttcttaacatttagcataatgttcttagggttcatccatgttgtaatatgtatgtctttcttttttatggctgaataaaataccattttgtttatccattcagtagctgatggacatttgaattgttaccactttttgtctattataaataatggtggtatgaaattttgtgttcaagtttttgtgtcgacataatttttcttctcccttgggTCTGTACCTAGGAGTGTAATtggtgggtcatatggtaactttatgcTTAACTTTTGgaggaactaccaaactgttctccaaagtggctgcaccattttacattcccaccagcaatggttTATGTTCAGGATGACTCAGACTTTTTCTTTATCTGCCTTACAGTTGTAGACCCAACGTGTCACAAGCTTATATTTCTTGACTTCTACCATATTTAACATTGGCTGCCATTTATTGACagttttttcatgtatttctgatAACTCCCCAACTTTCCCTTATAATTGAATAAATATCTTCCAGACCTTTCCAGCTCACCCCCAGGGCCTTATGGTCAAGAAATGTATGTATTTCGATCAGAGGAGAGATTCAAATCCCCACCAATCCTGCCTCCTCACCTTCTCCAAGTTATTCTTAACAAGGACACTAATATATCTGTGAGTATCATAAGAGTATTGCTGGGGCATTTTGGGGTCATTAGGACCATTTGAGCCAGAGTTTAGTAGTCCTAGAGGCTGGGATTATTACAAAGGTGTAGCATTACAGGTTCCTTTTTCCAAGGCTGAGTTGTGACTTTTCCAGGTACTGATATCAAAATTCATAGTTGTCTTCTCATCCTAATATATCAGGCTCAGAGCTATGGAGTGCTAGAACCAGTTTCTGAGGCTTCTATTTCAACATAAGATAAGGAGTATTTATCATTTGGGGATACCCAAAGGAAGTATAaaggcttttgttgttgttgttgttttgcataTAATTTACATCTCTAGTCAATTCACTTGATTCCCAGTAAGATTATTTTTGCCTCTTAACACAAATCTTCTATGTGTTGTGGGCAAGGTTTTTGTTTTAGCTCTATTTAAAAGGATGAATAGATGCTAAGGCATAGGGTTTCTGCCCTGGACTCAGAATCGTCCTACTTTTCTGTAATGAGAATGTATTATTGATCTATATTAGGATAAGTGCtttgtttaaatgaaataatacattgtAGTTTAGAGTTTCTCAACAATCTCAAAGGGCTCTGGGGACGAACAAACTGTTTGGTTTAAGATTGTGCATTTAACCCCATCTagtctttttccctccctcttttagTGTGACCCAGCCTTGCTCCCCGAGCCCAATCATGTTATGCTGAACCATCTTTATGCATTGTCCATAAAGGTAAGTGGTGGACCTGGCTCTTCACATAGCTTCCCAGAATGGGAGGGCAAGGGTTGAACACATGTTCTCCAGTGGTTACTCTGCTAATTCCCAGAAGCTGAAGCTGGCAGTAATGGTCAAAGTATaggaaaactttcttcttttttaactagtcggtgagtttgtttgttttagatctTAGTCTCTATATCTGAGTTCTGGCTAGAACTGCCCTGTGATTGAATGGACTATTTTGCTTCCTGGTTTCTTTTTGGGTAGCTTTAACTTTTGTATCACCTACTTAATTAAGTTTGAGTATTAGTTCTAGGATTTCATTTGCAGAAAAAGCAAGTTTATTTTCCAGTTCAAAGAATGCTTGAATGTGATATTAAGGCTCCCACTTTTTAAAAGGTGGATGTGAGCTGCTTTCAGGTGCCCAAGTCACATACACCTGAGTGCTTGCATATGTCCTATATACTAGGTAAAGGAGAAATGTGACTAGATTTGCCCTGTGCCCCTCAACTCTTAGAAAGCTTCTTGGTTTCTCTGCCGCTTTAGATTCTGGATTGAAAGTATCTGTTCAGTCTTGTCATGTCTTTGTGGTCTGgctattagaataaaattttatatagctCTGTAGTTACCAAACTAAGCTGAACGTCATCAGAATCACTTGTGAGaagtttataaaaaatacagaCGCAAAGGCTCCACTCCCCAGGGATTCTGAATAAGTGCATATAGGATGGGCCCCAGTAATTTTTTAAGGCTGCTTATATTTTTAGATGTGCAGCCAGAGTAGGGAAATCATTGATATAGCTGCCTTTAGCAGATTATGTGGTacttattaaatacatattattgaattgaattttcataataactttgtgagataagtattatttttaaccCCTGtcttatagataaagaaactaaggctcagagaaggtcaTATTGCCAGTAAGTACCAGAGAGAGGACTGGAGGTCCAGTCCTATCCTCATTCCATGTTCTTTCCTAGAGATCATTGTGCCAGTATTTCCAAGTAGGTCTTTCTCTCACCTGCTCATTTCTACCAAACTTCTTCctgaagttgaatttttaaactgCTTTGCTCCTGTTGTGTTTATGCTGTGATCAGCATACTGTGGTCACAGAATTTTAATCTGAGAAGTATTCATTGTGGATAACACAGTATGGGGGGAAACAGGAAGATGCACTGGTTTCTTAGCTGGATTTGCGTGGGTTCTTTGGGATCTGACTGCATTTTGCCTCCTGTACAGCTGCTTGGCTATCAGTTGATGTCCATAGGTCTGCCATCTCCTGCTGTAGAACACTCATGGTCTGCAGCACTGCCTGGGAAATGGTACCTCTTACTCTTCATACTGGTTCTGGCCCAGGTCAAGGTCTTGATTATTATGATTTAGGTTGGCATTGACCTTTTCCTGGTTCTCTCAGATTGTTTAAACTGTTTGGCTTTGATCTACTGGATTGTGTGTCTTTCCAAGGAGGATTTTGGGGTCCACTTTGTTCAAGGATAGAAGATGATTCCTGAGTACACTCTTGATCAGAGGACTTTAAGTTCATCCCTGTTATTAATAGAAATTAGACCTGCTTTGGGGCTTAGAAATGGTCTTTCAAAAGGATCATTGCCTTCTTCTCATGGCTTTTAAGACTTCCTTCTAGAAATGGatgctatatttctttttttccaagctAATTTTAAGCTCAATATTTGAatttgaggtggggagggaagtgagGTAGGAGACTAATATTTCTTTAGCACATattatgtgtcaggtactgtgccAGGTACTTCCATGTAATCGTGAGAGCCGTCTTAATGGTAAGTGTTATCCTTTGTAATGatgaggaaatagactgagacaTTAAGCAgattgctcaaggccacacatgGAGAGTAACAGTAGGAGCCAGGATCAGAACTCAAATTGATTTGACTCCAAAACCAACCTCTTTCTATAATACCAAATTGTGTTTGTTAAAAGTGAGCAACTGGGAAGGATTAATGGCTGGGAACAGCTGCCTACATTACGTCCTGAACTAGTGAATTAGCTGCATATGTTTCTTTCCCTTGCAGGACAGTGTGATGGTCCTTAGCGCAACCCATCGCTACAAGAAGAAGTATGTCACTACTCTGCTGTACAAGCCCATCTGAAGGGATCCCTTTCCACTTCCCAGGATC
This region of Camelus ferus isolate YT-003-E chromosome 9, BCGSAC_Cfer_1.0, whole genome shotgun sequence genomic DNA includes:
- the PRKAB2 gene encoding 5'-AMP-activated protein kinase subunit beta-2 isoform X1, producing MGNTTSDRVAGERHGAKAARAEGAGGHAPGKEHKIMVGSTDDPSVFSLPDSKLPGDKEFVSWQQDLEDSVKPTQQARPTVIRWSEGGKEVFISGSFNNWSTKIPLIKSHNDFVAILDLPEGEHQYKFFVDGQWVHDPSEPVVTSQLGTINNLIHVKKSDFEVFDALKLDSMESSETSCRDLSSSPPGPYGQEMYVFRSEERFKSPPILPPHLLQVILNKDTNISCDPALLPEPNHVMLNHLYALSIKDSVMVLSATHRYKKKYVTTLLYKPI
- the PRKAB2 gene encoding 5'-AMP-activated protein kinase subunit beta-2 isoform X2, with the protein product MGNTTSDRVAGERHGAKAARAEGAGGHAPGKEHKIMVGSTDDPSVFSLPDSKLPGDKEFVSWQQDLEDSVKPTQQARPTVIRWSEGGKEVFISGSFNNWSTKIPLIKSHNDFVAILDLPEGEHQYKFFVDGQWVHDPSEPVVTSQLGTINNLIHVKKSDFEVFDALKLDSMESSETSCRDLSSSPPGPYGQEMYVFRSEERFKSPPILPPHLLQVILNKDTNISCDPALLPEPNHVMLNHLYALSIKIKKLRLREGHIARQCDGP